The following DNA comes from Podarcis raffonei isolate rPodRaf1 chromosome 10, rPodRaf1.pri, whole genome shotgun sequence.
TTGTGtgtatataacatatatagaaATGTAATTTGAGTGGTTTAATGTACAAAGCAACTGGCCATTGTGCACATTTACCAggcctcatggagagcacataaTTCTTCCAAGAAGAGGAAAATGTACGCATTTCCCAGTCAATCAATGAGGCTTGTTGGGGATTATGCATGCTGgccagagaatgtacaaaattcaaTCAAGATATGCACATTTCCCAACGTCTGTTGGCAATTAGGCATATTGACCATGAAAAGTGCACAATTTCCTCTTCATGAAAGGATTATGGGTAGAATTCAATGCCACACTAAGGCCATGTTCCATCAGCCCAAGCTTTTCAGATTGCCAGATAAAACAATCTCCTCCACCCCTGCACAGTGTTCAGGGTGTGCACAGTGTTCAGGGTCTCCTGACCATCCAAAGCAGAACTGGGGAGGGTATGGAGGGAGGAAATGTTGGTGGGAGGAGCTAGTGGGATTCACTGCCCTGGCTTTCCTAAGTGCAGCAACTCAAATGAATCTGACCCTATGTGAACATTCTCCATGTGACCCGATGAATGTGCACAACGGTCAGTCGTTACACATATTAACCACTCAATTCACATTCCCCTGAATATGTACAATATGATTgtgtataagtgtgtgtgtgtgtgtgtgtgtgtgtgtgtgtgtgtgtgtgtctaagccCAGTACAAGCTTGTTTGTAACTAAAGTTGCCCACAAGTAACATTCCTCAATGCTGGGTAAGTTGCTCAACTGTCTGTAGTAGAACCATAAAAGTCCAAGGAATGGCTCCATTTGGTTAGAAAAGCCTGAAATCAGTTCAGGCCCAAGACCAAAAGTTATCCTCTTCAGGCCAAATGCAAAGCAGACAGAGGTTGCCAGCCTGCAACTAATTGAGGAAAGTCTGCCTAGTGGTAGCATATGTTTTACTTGGCTGCAGCCTCCTATCTCTGAGGGCTTCCAAAGACTCTCCTTCGCCAGCTGTCCTTGCATGTGGGACATGGCTGCTGCTTTTGCCCCGCCTTCCATCACAGATCTTTCCCCACAGCCCACCTCCTTCGCTGGCAGCTGTGTCATCCTTTTATCACGATGACTGCCAAAGATGCTGAAAAATGCATGGAAACACATTGTAAGGGAGGGTTCCAAGCCCACCCACCAAACCATGGGTGCCCTAAgcctttgctttctctttctctctcccccccccaacaggaGATAAAGGAGATCAAGGAGAACCTGGGATTCCTGGGAAATGGGGCAAAGAGGGGCCCCCGGGTGAACGGGGAGCCCCGGGCCCGAAGGGCAGCAAGGGGCAGATGGGTACCCCCGGAGATCCTTGCAAGCACCAGTACGCGGCTTTCTCGGTCGGCCGCAAGAAGGCGCTCCACAGCAGTGAAGGCTACCAGGCCTTGATCTTCGACACGGTCTTCGTGAACCTCTACAGCCACTTTGACATGTTCAAGGGCAAGTTCTACTGCTACGTGGCTGGCCTGTACTTCTTCAGCCTGAACGTCCACACCTGGAACTTCAAGGAGACCTACATGCATGTCATGCGGAATGACCAGGAGGAGGTCATCCTCTACGCCCAGCCCAGCGACCGCAGCATCATGCAGAGCCAAAGCCTGATGCTGGAGCTGCGGGAGAACGATGAGGTCTGGGTGCGCCTCTACAAGCGAGAGCGCGACAACGCCATCTACAGTGACAACGTGGACATCTACATCACCTTCAGCGGCTACCTGATCAAGCCCAGCCTTGAGTAGCTGCTTGCCTCTCCAGCACCTCCGCTGCCCTCCTAAGCATTACTGTAACACTGCCTGTAAGCTGCTGCAAATCATACACAGAAGGACTGGAAGCATCCAAAGAATGCAGGGCCATTCGAGAAGACCATTTCACTAGAGAATCAAGATGGAAGAAGGGGAATGTTTTGCTGACCAATTCATAAGCCTGCTTGTTTTCAGACAAGATCGTGAGGTTAGAGCTGGGCTTTCTAGGTTATCTGAAATCTTCACACCTGCTACCCCAGACATTTCCCTCATGGGAATATTGGTGCATGGACTTGGAAAGTGGTCTTCCTTACTGGAATGCCCTAAGTGCTCCTGTTGTACATGAAGGACACAGATGAATTGAGAAGTCTCAAGTGAGTGACATCTTCATATAAATTCCAAGCTAAACACACCCCGGCAGCCACTATTTTTGCACAATGAGTTCCCCTGGTGCAATGGGACCTTCCTCCCTCTTCTCCAAAATCTGGttgggagggtcaggagaacccccaatgTAGCTcatgcagagaggggaggcaattctgcctggcaagcagaaatgctttctCTGATGAAGCAATTGCCATAGCTCGACTCTGAATCCACCCATTGTGTGCATGCCATGCTTGACTCTGAACAGGTTTTGTAGGCTGAAATTTAGATCTCTTCAGTAGGCTGTGCACACAAAGGTCAGAATCCAGCCCACAAATTGTGCATGAGATCAATGGGGCTTACATTACTGTGAACTGGATCGTAGCCTGTGATTTTAGAGCTTGTCAGCTGAACAGTCATGGTTTAAAATAGGTGTGCAAAAGAGACAGGGAAGTGTAAAGAAAGGAATGGTGCAACTACATTTTTTGTAAACTTCTGTTTGCCATTGCCATGCAAGGACATTTGCACATACGGGGAATATGGGCCTAGACTGGTTTAACTTTCATGGTGCCTTAGGTGTTGAAAAATAAGTCAGCTCAGGCTGGGGCAAACATCAAAGGAAAGAAGGCTTTTAGAGGGAACATTTTTTCTAGTTCTCATAAGTGAGACCTGCACCGATGTACAGGCAATGATCATTTTGCGTAGGGGTTGCTttcatgactccccccccccgacattggTAGAGCCCACTCCACCCCATTatatccccacccccttttccagcCATTTCCAGCTTGCAGTGATGCGCATGTGCACAATCATGCATGCTTTAAAGCGCCGTTGCCTCTACTACACTGTAGAGTGCTTCTGTTCAATATTCCAATTAGCCAGTCCTACCCACCTTGAAGATACTCCATTCCATGCCCTTATTTCCTGCTTTTCCACCCCCCCTTCCATCAGTTAGTCAGTATTCTGTGCCCATTGAGCATGCCCAgtccttaggattttttcctttaaaaaatgcatacctGTGCAAACCTTGGGTCCCGGTCCCACCCCCCAGCTCTCTGCAGCTATCACTTTTTTGAGTATTGAGGTTGCTCTTTGCTATACACCATGATCCAAACAAAGATAATGAATTCACTATTAATAATATATAGCACATTAATCctgggttgctttttaaaaaatgaaagtcaTATGGCAGGCAGTGGCACAGCAATGACTAGCTCCTATTCCTGCAGACAATTCATCAGGAAGTAGTCTGGGATAGAGCAGGAAATGCGTAGCTGTCCATCATAGGAAagagaccatagctcagtagtagaagtATCTTAAGTAGCAGAGCTGGAGACACCTTGTCTGAATACTTGGGAAGCTGCTGTCCTGGACTAGCCagtcctggactagatggactaacAGTCTGACTCAAGAGAAGGCAGCTTTAATGTTCTTCATCAGAAGACGGAGTAGCAGATGATTTCTCTATTCACCTTGTACTACCATGTGGGCACGGTATGTGGTAGCCCCCCCACGGTTCCTTGTCTTATGCATATCCAGCAAGCTGCAGCCAGTTTAGAAGGTAGCAAAAGCAACAACCCTTTTCCACCCACAGGCAAGCTACTTTCACTCATCCAGAATCCTGCTCCTCCTGTTATATAGGGATAGTGTTGCTGATCAGCCTTACAGGGATTTTGCCAGGACTGCagatagggctgggcaatatctggttttcaacatcatgatatatcaccagctaaacatgatgtctgaaataaagtTGGAACTAtctagaggcattggctggcttcacagtttttcctacATTGTAAATTTCAcatagcacacacaaacacatcatgATTCGTGATACATCATGATTCAcagccaggtcaaaaattatgaaaccgatatcacaatatcGGTTTCAATCCAGTTTTGAACAAtgtattgatatattgcccagccctaattgCAGAGGTACTTTGAGTAAAGCACTCTGAAGTTTCTAAAGGGCTATGTAGTTGGCACATGGCTGCGCACAATGTTTAGCTGATAGTTTTTATGCACAAGCTGTGAATCTGCACAAGCCCACCAAGCATACTCACTGCCTCTCCCACTGCCATGTGGCCAAGTGTGCAGAGACAGCAGATAGGAAAGCAGAGCTCTCCTTCCAAGTTGACAGGTTTCTCTGGGGGCAAAGGACTATGTGGGGGCAAACATTTTTGCTTTGACCCCCATGGAGAGCCCTGCAGAGCAAGGTTATGAGAAAGAGTCAGGAAAGGGGGCTTTCTTCAGATGGGGAAGTCCGGGACTGATTGGACAAGGAACCAAATTCCTCCTCTCTGCAAGGCATAAACGGAGAAACCAGCTGTTGTATATTTGCAACGCGTGGCGTCCCTGTGTCTCTCTAGGGAACAGCAGGAATTTCTAGCACTGAATCGCTTCCAGACCTGAACTCTGAATTCCTCGAGCCTCTGCCTCCATTCCAATGTCAGCAGAGCTCTCAAATGTTCCTACCGAGAAGTTCTGCGTTTAAAGTCAATAAGGCAAAGTGTGTGGTGTGTCGGTGTTTACTGCTTGCTTTTTGGTGCAAAAAAAGAGGCTTCTGACTTTTAAAGAAGCTCCTTTGGTGCTAAACCAGGATCCTGGAGATTAATTGGTGCTTAATGAGAGATATATTGCAGACATAGTGGACTGTGGAATTTATGGTGCTTTATAGAGAACCCAAATCCCCCAACCAGATttcttgtgtgtgtatatattttccTAAATATTAAAACTTCTTTATTGCACTTTGATATGGTTTTTCTCCTTTCATTCCCACCCTGTTTCTCTGTGAAGCAGCTATGACACTGTGTTGTGCAAGAGCCACGTTACGTCCTTTCTACTTCTGCTCTGCAGGATCTGTCAAGATTTTAGCTGCTTAAGAATTGAACATTTTGTTTCTTTGCAAAAGAGAGGTATTTCTAAAAAGAGGGGAGACCCGGTATAGAGGTATGGCTGGAAGACTGGAACTGGGGGGAAGCTGTAGCTCAGAAGTAGAGTATCTGCTTCCTACACAGGATGTCCCGGGTTCAAGCCTcgacatctccaggtggggcaggGAATGGCCCTTACCTGAAACCCTTGTGAGCTGACAGCCCTGAGTACATGGAGCAATGCTCTGACtctgcttcctgtgttcttatgaaCATGGGAAACCTCAGGCTCTGTTGCTCAACAGGAACATGAGCTCAACAGTTGACTTTTGGCAATATATTGCCTTTCAGTCTTACTTGCCTTACAGTTGTTGTGCGGCTAGAAagctgctccttggaggaagtgcAGGATCACAGTACATAACATGAAAGCTAACTTAGGAGTAGCCCCACTGAGCTCACTGGGATTATCTTCTGGGTAACCATGCATAGGCAGCTGTATGTTTCAGAATGTCTGGGACTGTTTACTTTGGAGAAAGGGCAGATAAGagatgacatgatagaagttttatCAAATTATTTATGGCATGGAGAATGTGGAACAAGGCAAGTTTTTCTCCCTCCTAGCCCTAGAACTCTTGAACAACCAATGAAGcagaaggttggaagattcagacagTACTTCTTAATGCAGCACAATCTTAaaatatggaacttgctcctgcaGGAGACGTGATGGACCACCAACCAAGGTGGCTTTGAAAGATGAATCCATGATGGCTATGCGTTGTCTGCATacttgaaggcagcaatgcttctgaatgccagttgctgggaacggcaggaggagagagtggtcttgtgttcgaatcctgcttgcgggtttcccacaggcatctggttggccattttgagagcaggatgctggactcgatggaccatgggcctgatccagcagggctcttcttgaaTCCCAGAAACTAATCAGATGTTTGGCATAGCTTCCAACTCCACATGGTCTCGGCTTAGAAAGGATAACATCTCACGTCACACAGCCACAACAATTGCCACACGGCTAAATACTCTATAACTGCCACCTTCACCACAGCACATTTTGATTCTTATCAGTAATAAGGCAGAAGGCAAAACATTTAGCTTCTAGACTTCAGTATCTCTGGTGCTAGTCACCTGATAAATATCTGGTTTTAGTGGTTAACTGCATCCTTCCAGGATCCAGAGCACACCTAACAATCATATCACAACAGCAACACAACAACAACTGGGTGATAGGTGAGGCCAGGctggttttccccttgccctgatGTTGTGCCTCAGAAGCAGAAGGTGCAGTTTCCCAGTGGCCCTTGCTGCCCTGCCTGGTGGGAGAGGCCAGAGGATGCCTCCCTTTGGTTCTCCAGTCCTGGGACAACTGGCTGTTAGACCAGAATGTTCTTCCTTGCAGAAAGAGGGGAGGCAAACTCACTTTAGAGAGATATAATGCATGCATGCAGAACTGCGTGCCTTGTGTGGTTAAACTCTAGAATTTGGGTTTCCATAACACAGAATTTGAGTCTTTGTTTTAGTGCGAATGGTTTGCCTCTGAACTTAAGACTATTGCCCTGGTCCCTGCTGTGTGACATCAGGTCAGGAGTCACTAATACTGCTCCATCTCTCGCTCTCCTTCTCTGAATGTAAATTGGAAGTAATGACCTTCACAAAACTCAACCTGCAGGGGTCACTAGAGAAGTACTGGAAAAGAGGAGTGCAAAGCCACTTGATTGACACTTTGGCCCTATAACTAGCACTTATGAAGCTGGAAATAAGAGTCTCGTGGAAGAACAGGAACCTTTCTCTAATTGGCTAGGAACAGCAGTATTTCCTTCTGGAATTTTTTTGTATGTCCATTTTGTTTCAGGAACTGGAAGTAGAGAAAAAACACACGCACAACATCTCCAGATTGACTTTTACAAGCTTTGAAAATGATTACATGGGAAGAGCTGTGGGGTTTGATTCAAGGGCGTGTGGGAAAGGGAAGGTTTGAGGCATCTCATTCATGGCTGTGGGTGAAGGGCTTGGACAAGCTGCAGAAATAAAACAAGTCAGATTGAATTGGTTTTGCTCGAGGGATCAAGGATAACACACAAAGGTCTTTCTGAATTTCTTTTCAGGGGTGCTGAGTGTTTTTAAATATCTCCAAAATAATGTGACAGACAGTGGAAGGACAACCGAAATATCCTATATTCCCTCAGACCCAGCTCATGTAAACAGAGGAGACTGTAAACCTGTTTCTAGACTGTACTACTTTTAGATATAGGGACTCCctatcaaaaataataataaaatcccttCATGTGGAAAACTCTTGTCAGGCTTAAGACTTCCAGCTTCACCTCCTCTCTGACATGCCATTTTCTCTGTGTATAAATATTTCCCCCTctcaataccagtttctggggatACAAGGAAGCAGtgggctgctgcactcaggtcctgcttgcggattTTCCATGCATGTGGCTTCCCATGCATGTGGcttgatcactgtgagaacaggatgttggactaaatgggTCTTTGATTTaactcagcagggcttttcttatattcttaagtaACCCTCAAGAGGGGGACATGGTAGAGATGTATAAAATTGTATGTGAGGAGAAAGCAGGCAGAGATAatttttttctccctcataacactGGAGCTCAGGAACATCAACAAAACTGAGCgttggaatattcaggacagacaaaataaagttcTTCTTTGCACTGTGCCTTGTTAAACTATGGGATTCACTTCCATGAGAGACAGTAGTGGCTGCCAACTTGTATGGCTTTAAATGTCATGAAAGTTAAGACCATCGTTGGCTACCAGCCATGGTGGCTaggttctgcttctgctgctggccTCAGATTGCCTCTGAACgcaagttgctggaaatcacaagggCAGAGTGTACTGCTGTTGACCGCAtgtcctgcttgttggtttcccaaAGGGagctggttggcctctgtgagaacaggatgctggactagatgggcctttggcctgatccagcaggggctcTTACACGTTTATGCTCTGTGTCTACTGCCAGTGTTGAACGAAGTCCTGTCCTACTGCTCATATTGAAGGACGCTTCAACAGCCCAGTTTGTTTTCAtacatggaaggagaagagagggcATCATTTTGTCCTTCATCTCAATTAGTGGACCTAACTTGAACTGAGAAGAAACCTCTTTCGCCGGCCCTAACCTCCCTGTGAACAGTCACCTGCATTGCCTTTTCCCCACCTAACCCAACTCTGCAATTGACTGGGGGAGAAATGCCTGGGGTAAAGGAGGTTAAGAGAGGGGAAAGTTGCACTCCCCTCATTTTTGAGCCCCTTTTTGATGTtgaaaacacacatacactttgTTTAACAAAACCTGGCTGATGGTATCGTGTTTCATTTGGCCTTCCGAATACTGACCCCAATGTGTGGTTTCCTCTTTCTTACAAGCTGTAAATCTGATAAAAATCTATACAAACAGAAATAGACTTTCTAGAAGGAAAGTGCTTTCTTCTTGGTACAGAAGTGTTTGGTGCCTTATATATGTTGGCTAGGTCAGCCAGTTCCAGGTTTGAGCAGGTTCTGGGCAAAGTGAATCCTGGGGGTGCTTATCAGGCAACAGTGGCAGCAGTGCTCTGAGCTGCACCAAACAACTGGGTCTAGCCACCACTTGCATTAAGGCATCACTCtggggcagaggttttcaacctctttgggtccacggctcccttgaccacaTTCTTTCTGTGACACCCCTGTGGGTCTCAGGAGCCCAGttctgtcaccccttgcctgcagagccggcagcccctcatcccttttcaaacaccctcctttgtggagtgttccctcagcctcctctcttctccccctctccttggg
Coding sequences within:
- the C1QTNF6 gene encoding complement C1q tumor necrosis factor-related protein 6 gives rise to the protein METIQMQVPLVFLVLPLFVFGAPADASGPQEVTITSSTCKRCCDSLDAPGSSEAIPGRNSPHSLPYIIPEVRPYINITILKGDKGDQGEPGIPGKWGKEGPPGERGAPGPKGSKGQMGTPGDPCKHQYAAFSVGRKKALHSSEGYQALIFDTVFVNLYSHFDMFKGKFYCYVAGLYFFSLNVHTWNFKETYMHVMRNDQEEVILYAQPSDRSIMQSQSLMLELRENDEVWVRLYKRERDNAIYSDNVDIYITFSGYLIKPSLE